A window of the Isosphaera pallida ATCC 43644 genome harbors these coding sequences:
- a CDS encoding ABC transporter ATP-binding protein, producing MSDSIPSNPFSLSPRVAVSGGATASGSNSDVFGPVVIALEEITMRFRHQTVLEGINLQVRKGETLAVIGESGCGKTVLLKLMIGLLKPTKGRVRFEGRDLAGLSQRDLTQMRLRFGFLFQMAALFDSLTIFDNVAFGPREHRLMAPSELPGMVRERLREVGLPEGIEFKKPAELSGGQRKRVGLARALALNPEVLLYDEPTTGLDPVMSDVINELILQTQRAHHTTGIVVTHDMTTVRKVADRVVMLYPRARLKPGEAQMIYDGPPENLHDHSDPRVRQFVRGEAGERLRELSLARDDSVFASEISMPFRFQR from the coding sequence ATGAGCGACTCCATCCCTTCCAATCCGTTTTCACTCTCCCCGCGGGTCGCCGTGTCCGGCGGCGCGACGGCGTCCGGGTCGAATTCGGACGTTTTCGGACCGGTGGTGATTGCCTTGGAGGAAATCACCATGCGGTTTCGTCATCAGACGGTTTTGGAAGGGATCAACCTCCAGGTGCGCAAGGGGGAAACCCTGGCGGTCATTGGTGAAAGCGGGTGCGGCAAGACGGTCCTGCTCAAGCTCATGATCGGTCTGCTCAAGCCGACCAAAGGCCGGGTTCGGTTCGAGGGCCGGGACCTGGCGGGCCTGTCGCAACGCGACTTGACCCAGATGCGGCTGAGATTCGGCTTCCTGTTCCAAATGGCTGCCCTGTTCGACAGCCTCACCATCTTCGACAATGTCGCGTTTGGCCCCCGTGAACATCGCCTGATGGCTCCCTCCGAATTGCCTGGGATGGTCCGCGAGCGGCTCCGCGAGGTCGGTTTGCCCGAAGGAATCGAGTTCAAGAAGCCCGCCGAGCTTTCCGGCGGGCAACGCAAGCGGGTCGGCCTGGCCAGGGCTCTGGCCCTCAATCCCGAGGTCCTGCTCTATGACGAGCCGACCACAGGGCTCGACCCGGTGATGTCCGACGTCATTAACGAGTTGATCTTGCAAACCCAACGCGCCCACCACACCACCGGCATCGTGGTGACCCATGACATGACCACAGTGCGCAAGGTGGCCGACCGGGTGGTGATGCTTTATCCCCGCGCTCGTCTCAAGCCGGGCGAGGCTCAAATGATCTACGACGGCCCCCCCGAGAATCTTCATGACCATTCTGACCCGCGGGTGCGTCAATTCGTCCGGGGCGAGGCGGGCGAACGTCTACGCGAACTGAGCCTAGCCCGCGACGACTCGGTCTTCGCCTCGGAAATTTCCATGCCGTTCCGATTTCAACGTTGA
- a CDS encoding MlaD family protein: MSERMMQFWVGLFALAAVVLFCVLLSWFGDLPNHFKEKRYVIATYRNAGGVGVGTPVYRSGIRVGEVLAIEFDSDQTADNPGDGVLVTIVLDDPRYLPRNNHRPQIGRGLLGDASIEFLNDDLIEDQSLMPTSSSPFDAPRIAGRLRPDPAQAIEVATETISKAQETLETIRKAADGIALLTGKLESAGEFVETWTQTGTKLGDIADEVKVLLDKNADQVGPTLANIRSASDRLNLLLDEENRAKVQRVLDRIDEAARGLSELQPLLVELGDTTNAPPRTQLGQTAYRLNRIASDLGLLTAALRTRDGRLDRTTTLAQLFTSSQTADNLNRMTLTITDLAANARIVLDKFSRFADKIAADPSALTRGALQRQ; encoded by the coding sequence ATGAGCGAACGGATGATGCAGTTTTGGGTGGGTTTGTTCGCCCTGGCGGCGGTCGTTTTGTTTTGCGTCCTGCTGAGCTGGTTTGGCGATTTGCCTAACCACTTCAAAGAAAAACGCTACGTGATCGCCACCTATCGCAACGCCGGTGGAGTTGGGGTCGGCACTCCGGTGTATCGGAGCGGCATCCGCGTAGGCGAAGTGTTAGCGATCGAATTCGACAGCGACCAGACCGCCGACAACCCCGGCGACGGCGTCCTGGTCACCATTGTGTTGGACGACCCCCGCTACCTACCCCGCAACAACCATCGTCCTCAAATCGGCCGCGGTTTGCTGGGCGACGCCTCCATCGAATTTCTCAACGACGACCTCATTGAAGATCAGTCGTTGATGCCAACCAGTTCCAGCCCCTTCGACGCCCCCCGAATCGCCGGTCGCTTGCGACCCGACCCTGCCCAAGCGATCGAAGTGGCCACCGAAACCATCAGCAAGGCGCAGGAGACCCTCGAGACCATCAGAAAGGCCGCCGACGGCATCGCCCTCCTTACCGGTAAGCTCGAATCGGCCGGCGAGTTCGTTGAGACCTGGACCCAGACCGGCACCAAACTCGGCGACATCGCCGACGAGGTGAAGGTCCTTCTCGACAAGAACGCCGATCAGGTGGGTCCCACCCTGGCCAATATCCGATCCGCTTCGGACCGACTTAATCTGTTGCTTGACGAGGAGAACCGCGCCAAGGTGCAACGGGTACTCGATCGCATCGACGAGGCGGCGCGGGGACTCAGCGAGTTGCAACCGTTGCTGGTCGAACTGGGCGACACCACTAACGCTCCTCCCCGCACCCAACTCGGTCAGACCGCTTATCGGCTCAACCGCATCGCGTCCGATCTTGGTTTGCTCACCGCCGCGCTTCGGACCCGCGATGGACGCTTGGACCGCACCACGACCCTCGCTCAGTTGTTCACTTCCAGCCAGACTGCCGATAACCTCAACCGGATGACCCTCACCATCACCGACCTGGCCGCGAACGCTCGAATCGTGTTGGATAAGTTCTCCCGCTTCGCCGACAAGATTGCCGCCGACCCCTCGGCCCTGACCCGGGGCGCGTTGCAACGTCAATGA
- a CDS encoding tetratricopeptide repeat protein: MGRVAMSDDRGGRQIMEAVMDLGDSERYGVELPESAAFIQARALLDTGEVVEAVTVARRAAEEAERTWGPRHPRHLAARIEQANVMAYLGEYTEAIDILRAAAAITLDPSDDVQSRRERQTILLNLGWLLTRCGALSEGEELLERGVAERRTFYGAHHPGLAFGLEALAESKLAQGKLEEGLVACDQAVDILASLGHPRLPSALALTLELVAQRELQAEGSPSQAAPVEPSFVPSFLNKLTDEITQAVTEELLDRAARVALHDPVPIRRLARVLDELIPVLNESPRFGSDSPVVIRSRIALANLRALLGDHQARVEHIRIVVEAARRIGDTTLEIQALMGLALALDDLGRPDEADDFQREAVRRAAESNNPYWLALAQRNLGVRLDRLGRDEQAVKALADAVEAARASGQEELMGRVLTALGVVRQRLGQHEEARDHLDEALQRLPATHPDAITARAHRAALERGDQPCDDDTTEAFFEAVRAEVMARAPEGLIEWFDLTPGETPDDPPALEVRLSREPLGDEVEVLNLVVRHALEHAQRQGRMVYPPSSIG, translated from the coding sequence ATGGGCCGCGTGGCAATGAGCGACGATCGGGGAGGAAGGCAGATTATGGAGGCGGTGATGGATCTGGGCGATTCGGAGCGGTATGGGGTGGAGTTGCCCGAGAGCGCAGCGTTCATCCAAGCGCGGGCGTTGCTCGACACAGGCGAGGTGGTAGAAGCCGTCACCGTGGCGCGTCGCGCGGCCGAGGAGGCGGAGCGAACTTGGGGGCCGCGGCATCCTCGGCACCTGGCGGCCCGCATCGAGCAGGCTAACGTGATGGCCTACCTAGGTGAGTACACCGAAGCGATTGACATTCTCCGCGCGGCAGCGGCAATCACCCTGGACCCCTCCGATGATGTCCAATCGCGCCGCGAGCGTCAAACCATCCTGCTCAACCTTGGTTGGTTGCTGACCCGCTGCGGGGCCTTGAGCGAGGGCGAGGAGTTGTTAGAACGCGGAGTGGCCGAGCGTCGGACGTTCTATGGCGCGCACCACCCCGGCCTGGCGTTTGGCCTGGAGGCGCTGGCGGAATCCAAACTGGCCCAAGGCAAGCTGGAGGAGGGTCTTGTCGCCTGCGACCAGGCGGTAGACATCCTGGCTTCGCTGGGTCATCCCCGGTTGCCCTCGGCGCTCGCCCTCACGTTGGAACTGGTCGCTCAGCGCGAGCTCCAAGCCGAGGGGTCGCCCTCGCAAGCTGCTCCGGTCGAACCATCGTTCGTTCCCTCCTTTCTGAACAAGCTGACCGACGAGATCACGCAGGCCGTGACTGAGGAACTCCTCGACCGCGCTGCCCGCGTCGCGCTGCACGACCCCGTCCCAATTCGCCGTTTGGCGCGGGTGCTGGACGAGTTGATCCCGGTTCTCAACGAGTCGCCCCGGTTTGGAAGCGATTCGCCGGTGGTGATTCGGTCCCGGATTGCTTTGGCCAACCTCCGCGCGTTGCTGGGCGATCACCAGGCGCGGGTTGAACACATTCGGATCGTGGTGGAAGCGGCTCGTCGGATCGGCGACACCACGCTCGAAATCCAAGCTTTGATGGGTTTGGCCCTGGCGCTGGACGACCTGGGACGCCCCGACGAGGCCGACGACTTTCAAAGGGAGGCGGTTCGAAGGGCCGCTGAATCGAACAATCCGTATTGGCTGGCTCTGGCCCAGCGCAATCTGGGCGTGCGTCTGGATCGTCTGGGACGCGACGAGCAAGCGGTCAAGGCGTTGGCCGACGCCGTGGAGGCGGCTCGGGCGAGCGGGCAGGAGGAACTCATGGGTCGGGTTCTGACCGCGCTTGGAGTTGTTCGCCAACGCCTGGGTCAACATGAGGAGGCGCGGGATCATCTGGACGAGGCCTTGCAACGGCTGCCCGCCACCCACCCCGACGCCATCACCGCCCGTGCTCATCGAGCCGCGTTGGAACGAGGCGATCAGCCGTGCGACGACGACACCACCGAGGCGTTTTTCGAGGCGGTTCGGGCCGAGGTCATGGCCCGCGCGCCTGAGGGACTCATCGAGTGGTTTGACTTGACCCCCGGCGAGACGCCCGACGATCCTCCCGCCTTGGAGGTTCGCCTGAGCCGCGAGCCGTTGGGTGACGAGGTCGAAGTCCTCAACCTGGTTGTCCGTCACGCTCTGGAACACGCTCAACGCCAGGGACGCATGGTTTATCCCCCGTCGTCAATAGGCTGA
- a CDS encoding metallophosphoesterase, whose product MNRAFPPRRKLQRDAETPARRVWAISDLHLAQAGGGNRDYESRRPDHLKRIGDQWRAVVQPSDLVLLPGDVSMAKTHREVQPDLRWLAGLPGRKVLSPGNHDRWFSSAAAIKSMLRTDQWAVHATAVQVGGVIVCGARSAPVPPEDPSDPSNWSAVTCRRLAELETALEQAQRLRGDHPDAPIVALWHHPPFDLHRRPGPWVEAMERAGIDWCLYGHLHTEGQWQAAPGGRIGTIRYACVAADALGFRPLKLWDWETTRPHPNPAPAQ is encoded by the coding sequence GTGAACCGAGCGTTTCCACCCCGGCGCAAGCTCCAACGGGACGCCGAGACCCCGGCGCGGCGGGTGTGGGCGATTTCCGACCTTCATCTGGCTCAGGCGGGGGGCGGCAACCGCGACTACGAATCGCGCCGGCCCGACCACTTGAAACGGATTGGGGACCAATGGCGAGCTGTGGTCCAACCCTCCGACCTGGTCCTGCTGCCGGGGGATGTGTCGATGGCCAAGACCCACCGCGAAGTCCAACCCGATCTCCGTTGGTTGGCCGGGTTGCCGGGTCGTAAGGTGCTTTCGCCGGGCAATCACGATCGTTGGTTCAGCTCGGCGGCGGCGATCAAGTCGATGCTGCGGACTGATCAATGGGCGGTCCACGCCACGGCGGTCCAGGTCGGCGGCGTCATCGTCTGCGGAGCGCGGTCGGCCCCCGTGCCGCCAGAGGATCCGTCCGACCCTTCAAACTGGTCAGCCGTGACCTGCCGTCGCCTCGCCGAGTTGGAAACAGCGCTGGAACAGGCCCAACGTCTGCGTGGCGACCACCCGGACGCCCCGATCGTCGCCCTTTGGCATCACCCCCCCTTCGATCTCCATCGCCGTCCCGGCCCCTGGGTCGAGGCGATGGAGCGTGCGGGGATTGATTGGTGCTTGTATGGTCATCTGCACACGGAAGGACAGTGGCAGGCCGCACCAGGGGGACGCATTGGCACGATTCGGTACGCCTGCGTGGCGGCCGACGCCCTGGGATTCCGTCCTCTCAAGCTCTGGGACTGGGAGACGACGCGGCCCCACCCCAACCCGGCTCCGGCTCAATAA
- the rfaE2 gene encoding D-glycero-beta-D-manno-heptose 1-phosphate adenylyltransferase, whose product MEAPGSWSLHHPDLKAGRAGCRWRFGPKRSIEQGHFKRDAKPSGRTRRFRYPQTRLGNDADQGRSPRPRRIADDGSPPPSSPHDPAHKPHSAPVPVFAAHDLIRRVEGLGRPRILVLGDLILDRYIWGRAERISQEAPVPLLRADAREHRLGGAASVAAMLAALGAEVGLMAGVGNDAEARVVRDLLSASGVRDDHLVELDDRPTTLKERYIGRAQDRHPQQMIRVDYEVRDPITQDALTRLLDQLDSAVAWADLALISDYDKGVCTPELLRALIERCRAAGIKVVADPIRSDDYAKYRGVHCMTPNRLEAQLATGMSIRTPEDALEVGRRLVETLEMEAALVTLDRDGIAVVHADGRRAVLPTRPRQVYDITGAGDMVLAMVGLCLAEGADYDEAAALGNVAGGLEVERIGVATLTREDILRDLWEHCPRASAKRPELPTLLREIERRRTSGQTIVFTNGCFDLLHVGHVRLLRQARALGDFLVVGLNSDLSVKRLKGPSRPILSERDRAEVLAALECVDAVVVFEEDTPLNLIESIQPDVLVKGGDYTLGQVVGRDVVEARGGRVELVPLVPGHSTTGMVRRLDTGTSPTSAVSASASALILGASSSASATPSAAPTTEPHRIDSPLIAHTPESSPPSPKAGRMTPKRVHQAD is encoded by the coding sequence GTGGAGGCCCCGGGTTCCTGGTCATTGCACCATCCTGATCTCAAGGCCGGTCGAGCAGGTTGCAGATGGCGTTTTGGCCCAAAACGCTCCATCGAACAAGGCCACTTTAAGCGAGACGCCAAACCGTCTGGACGGACCAGACGGTTTCGGTATCCTCAAACACGCCTCGGCAACGACGCCGATCAAGGAAGATCGCCCCGGCCAAGGAGGATCGCCGATGACGGCTCCCCCCCCCCGAGTTCGCCCCACGATCCGGCTCACAAGCCTCATTCGGCTCCCGTTCCCGTCTTCGCCGCCCACGACCTCATCCGACGGGTCGAGGGACTGGGACGGCCCCGCATCCTGGTGCTGGGCGACCTGATTTTGGACCGTTACATCTGGGGACGCGCCGAGAGAATCAGTCAGGAAGCCCCCGTGCCCCTCCTGCGCGCCGACGCGCGGGAACACCGCCTGGGCGGAGCGGCCAGCGTGGCGGCGATGCTCGCGGCGCTGGGGGCCGAGGTCGGTCTGATGGCGGGCGTCGGCAATGACGCCGAAGCACGTGTCGTCCGTGACCTTTTGAGCGCCTCTGGAGTTCGCGACGATCACCTCGTCGAACTCGACGACCGCCCCACCACCCTCAAGGAACGCTACATCGGCCGCGCTCAGGACCGCCACCCCCAACAGATGATTCGGGTCGATTACGAAGTCCGCGACCCGATCACCCAGGACGCCCTCACCCGGCTGCTCGACCAACTCGATTCGGCGGTGGCTTGGGCCGATTTGGCGCTGATTTCGGACTATGACAAGGGAGTTTGCACACCTGAACTGCTACGCGCGTTGATTGAACGTTGCCGCGCCGCGGGGATCAAGGTCGTCGCCGACCCGATCCGTTCCGACGACTACGCCAAGTACCGCGGGGTTCACTGCATGACCCCCAACCGTCTCGAAGCCCAACTGGCCACCGGAATGAGCATCCGAACGCCCGAGGACGCCTTGGAGGTAGGGCGACGGTTGGTCGAAACCCTGGAGATGGAAGCAGCGCTGGTGACTCTAGACCGCGACGGCATCGCGGTGGTTCACGCCGACGGACGGCGGGCGGTGTTGCCCACCCGTCCGCGACAAGTGTACGACATCACCGGGGCCGGCGACATGGTGCTAGCGATGGTCGGCTTGTGTCTGGCCGAAGGAGCGGATTACGACGAGGCCGCTGCCCTAGGCAACGTTGCCGGCGGCCTGGAGGTCGAACGCATCGGCGTGGCCACCCTAACACGCGAGGACATCCTCCGCGACCTTTGGGAGCATTGCCCCCGCGCCTCGGCCAAACGTCCCGAACTGCCCACGCTGCTCCGCGAGATCGAGCGTCGTCGAACCAGCGGTCAAACCATCGTGTTTACAAACGGGTGTTTCGACCTTTTGCATGTGGGGCATGTGCGGTTGCTGCGCCAAGCCCGCGCTCTGGGTGACTTCCTGGTGGTGGGGCTCAACTCTGATCTGAGCGTGAAGCGACTGAAAGGACCATCGCGACCAATCCTCTCGGAGCGGGATCGGGCCGAGGTTCTGGCAGCTCTGGAATGCGTCGATGCTGTTGTGGTCTTCGAAGAGGACACCCCACTTAATCTGATCGAGTCGATTCAACCCGATGTGTTGGTCAAAGGCGGCGACTACACGCTGGGCCAGGTAGTGGGCCGGGACGTGGTCGAGGCACGTGGTGGGCGGGTCGAACTGGTGCCACTGGTTCCGGGCCACTCAACCACTGGCATGGTGCGCAGACTTGACACCGGCACGTCTCCGACATCCGCGGTCTCGGCCTCGGCCTCGGCTCTAATCCTGGGAGCGTCGTCGTCCGCGTCAGCCACGCCGTCAGCCGCCCCGACCACCGAGCCGCATCGAATCGACAGCCCGTTGATTGCCCACACGCCCGAGTCCTCGCCGCCCAGCCCCAAAGCCGGACGCATGACCCCCAAACGGGTCCACCAGGCCGATTGA
- a CDS encoding AAA family ATPase — protein sequence MLTRPTTMIHSIHVENFKSLVDCDLKLAPLTLLVGLNGEGKSSVLHLLDFLGQLMRGDIKGWLDRRKWTSGDLISKFKPNHPMIKFRLDIEVDRQRFLWSGEYDHREHACLTETVDFTDEHGEHDEIKLTDPTETEQTSRCLFPKVIFQYQGSILSQIRFDPEPDHEKLRILKPFVMAMKRVRSLDLLSPSAMRRRARESDGSIGPEGEQLSAFFHELSQETREKLEKQLSEVYGRKIKIETSVMKAGWKKLEVLETFTALNDPITIESRHVNDGLLRLLAILAELETDNTLPMFDEIENGINSELIAFLLERFRDSGKQILVTTHSPMILNHLEDDLAREGIIYMYRDDQGFSHAKKFFEIPAMAEKLKVMGPGTAFVDTDLARLRAEIEAVAVEVPEWSGS from the coding sequence ATGTTGACGCGACCCACCACGATGATCCACTCGATCCATGTGGAGAACTTCAAGTCGCTGGTCGATTGCGACCTGAAGCTGGCTCCGCTGACCTTGCTGGTCGGTCTCAACGGCGAGGGGAAGTCGTCGGTGCTGCATCTGTTGGACTTCCTGGGACAACTGATGCGCGGCGACATCAAGGGGTGGCTCGATAGGCGGAAATGGACAAGCGGCGACCTCATCTCGAAGTTCAAGCCAAACCATCCCATGATCAAGTTTCGATTAGATATCGAGGTTGATCGACAACGTTTTCTTTGGAGCGGCGAGTACGACCATCGGGAACACGCCTGTCTCACCGAGACGGTTGATTTCACCGACGAGCATGGTGAACACGATGAAATCAAACTGACCGATCCGACCGAAACAGAACAAACGTCTCGATGTTTGTTTCCCAAGGTGATTTTTCAATACCAAGGCTCGATCCTGTCTCAAATCCGCTTCGATCCCGAGCCCGACCACGAGAAACTACGGATTTTGAAACCCTTCGTGATGGCCATGAAGCGGGTTCGGTCGCTGGATCTGCTCTCACCTTCGGCGATGCGGCGTCGTGCCCGAGAGTCCGACGGCTCAATCGGACCGGAAGGTGAACAGCTTTCGGCATTTTTCCATGAACTTAGCCAGGAGACCCGCGAGAAGCTCGAAAAGCAGCTTTCCGAGGTTTACGGTCGCAAGATCAAGATCGAAACCAGCGTCATGAAAGCGGGTTGGAAAAAGCTCGAAGTCTTGGAAACCTTCACGGCGTTGAACGATCCCATCACAATCGAATCGCGCCATGTCAACGATGGCCTGCTGCGGCTCCTCGCGATTCTGGCCGAATTGGAGACCGACAACACGCTGCCGATGTTCGACGAGATCGAAAATGGCATCAACTCCGAATTGATCGCGTTTCTGTTGGAGCGGTTTCGGGATTCCGGCAAGCAAATCCTGGTCACGACCCATTCACCGATGATTCTCAATCATTTGGAAGACGACTTGGCCCGCGAAGGCATAATCTATATGTATCGGGATGATCAAGGATTTTCACATGCGAAGAAGTTCTTCGAGATTCCTGCAATGGCGGAGAAACTCAAGGTCATGGGGCCAGGAACCGCGTTTGTGGATACCGACCTCGCACGATTGAGGGCAGAGATTGAGGCAGTTGCGGTGGAGGTTCCTGAGTGGAGCGGGTCATGA
- a CDS encoding thioredoxin-like domain-containing protein: MPRDPVVSPPSTPLRPSTTTRRLLGGAALVAALLAAWWFGVANPVWSGASLPSSPVSASAVMSQERVQVDPNAFDGGIAWINTANRIKLSDLRGKIVLIDFWTYCCINCHHVIPDLEYLEKKYPNELVVIGVHTAKFDAERDTENIRRKVAEYRIKHPVVNDADQRIWSYFGVRSWPTLALIDAQGRFVGRASGEGHREALDEVIGKLIEEARKDGTLNETPLVFTPESDKPHDGKLLYPGKVLADAQGGRLFISDTGHNRIVVTNLEGKRLDVIGSGATGFADGSFETASFNRQQGIRLVGETLYVADTENHAIRAANLTTRTVATVAGTGKQTYHRGWGVRGPAKTTGLNSPWDLVKIPDEDRLIIAMAGPHQIWDYDFSKGEIGLWSGTGREDIVDGPANQANYAQPSGIDFGVDDQGPAVYVADSEVSGIRRVDLKTGTASTLIGRGLFVFGDVDGPLAQARLQHCLGVAFDRGVLYVADTYNNKVKQLDLKARTIITLVGDGQPGDGEEPGRLYEPGGVSVAGDMLYIADTNHHRVVAFDLKSRQARALTLEGVEPPARLRVKPTFALAKTLDAADTPAPLTPGGSLRFQVTLPLPEGMEFGPDTAIQYLIESINQPKLETFGEVRPPAETVAFDLTLPTDFVAPAEGLRLVVSVGAFVCQKSQGFCQPRSRIFNVRLIPNAEAPAVVELQAD, from the coding sequence ATGCCCCGCGACCCCGTTGTTTCCCCGCCCTCCACTCCTTTGCGACCCTCGACCACGACCCGCCGGCTGCTGGGCGGCGCGGCCCTGGTAGCCGCGTTGCTGGCGGCCTGGTGGTTTGGCGTGGCCAACCCGGTTTGGAGCGGTGCCTCCCTCCCCTCCTCCCCCGTCTCCGCGAGCGCCGTTATGAGCCAAGAACGTGTTCAAGTCGATCCGAACGCCTTCGACGGCGGCATCGCTTGGATCAACACCGCTAACCGCATCAAATTGAGCGACCTCAGGGGCAAGATCGTCTTGATCGACTTCTGGACCTATTGTTGTATCAACTGCCATCATGTCATCCCCGACCTCGAATACCTGGAGAAGAAATACCCCAACGAACTGGTCGTGATCGGGGTCCATACCGCCAAGTTCGACGCCGAACGCGACACCGAGAACATTCGCCGCAAGGTGGCTGAGTATCGAATCAAACATCCGGTGGTCAACGACGCGGATCAGCGTATTTGGAGTTATTTTGGAGTCCGCAGCTGGCCGACCTTGGCGTTGATTGACGCCCAAGGGCGGTTTGTGGGCCGCGCCTCGGGCGAGGGACACCGCGAGGCGCTCGACGAAGTAATCGGCAAGCTGATTGAGGAGGCCCGCAAGGACGGTACGCTCAACGAAACCCCTCTGGTGTTCACCCCCGAAAGCGACAAGCCGCACGACGGCAAGCTGCTCTATCCCGGCAAAGTGCTGGCCGACGCCCAGGGCGGACGCTTGTTCATTTCCGACACCGGACACAATCGGATCGTCGTAACCAACTTGGAAGGCAAGCGTCTGGATGTGATCGGCTCAGGCGCGACCGGGTTCGCTGATGGTTCGTTCGAGACCGCGAGCTTCAACCGGCAACAGGGAATTCGCTTGGTGGGCGAGACGCTCTACGTCGCCGACACCGAGAACCACGCGATCCGCGCAGCTAACCTAACCACGCGGACGGTCGCCACCGTCGCGGGCACCGGCAAGCAGACCTATCATCGCGGTTGGGGGGTGCGAGGGCCGGCCAAAACAACGGGGTTGAACAGCCCTTGGGACCTCGTCAAGATTCCTGATGAGGATCGTTTGATTATTGCGATGGCCGGTCCACACCAAATTTGGGACTATGACTTCAGTAAGGGGGAAATCGGGCTTTGGTCTGGCACCGGGCGTGAGGATATTGTGGACGGCCCAGCCAATCAAGCCAACTACGCGCAGCCTAGCGGCATCGACTTCGGAGTGGACGACCAGGGACCAGCGGTCTATGTGGCCGACTCGGAGGTTTCGGGCATTCGTCGGGTCGATCTCAAAACCGGCACAGCTTCGACCCTGATTGGTCGCGGGCTGTTTGTCTTCGGCGACGTGGACGGGCCGCTCGCCCAGGCGCGGTTGCAACACTGCCTCGGAGTCGCTTTCGATCGTGGCGTGTTGTACGTGGCCGACACTTATAACAACAAAGTCAAACAACTTGATCTGAAGGCTCGAACGATCATCACCCTGGTGGGTGACGGCCAGCCCGGCGACGGCGAGGAGCCGGGTCGTCTCTATGAACCGGGCGGGGTCTCGGTGGCGGGCGATATGCTCTACATCGCCGACACCAACCACCACCGCGTCGTCGCCTTCGACCTCAAGAGTCGTCAAGCTCGGGCTCTGACTCTGGAAGGGGTCGAACCGCCGGCTCGCCTCCGAGTCAAACCAACCTTCGCCCTGGCCAAGACCTTGGACGCAGCCGACACCCCGGCCCCGCTGACTCCTGGTGGTTCGTTGCGGTTCCAAGTGACCCTCCCGTTACCCGAAGGCATGGAATTCGGTCCCGACACGGCGATTCAATATCTGATCGAGTCAATCAATCAGCCGAAGCTCGAAACCTTCGGCGAAGTGCGGCCGCCTGCCGAAACCGTCGCCTTCGACCTGACCTTGCCCACCGACTTCGTTGCGCCGGCGGAGGGACTGCGATTGGTGGTTTCCGTCGGGGCGTTCGTCTGTCAAAAGTCGCAGGGCTTTTGCCAACCTCGCAGTCGCATCTTCAACGTGCGTCTGATTCCCAACGCCGAGGCGCCCGCCGTGGTGGAACTGCAGGCCGACTGA